Proteins from one Bradyrhizobium amphicarpaeae genomic window:
- a CDS encoding PAS domain-containing protein, translating to MQRFVCEQNIVHFERLLNETADPTVQSTVRALLASAKRQLALLNSAASGADATPLEQRRRHHGDADTIRRQFQPEFDTSPHPYMLLDPGPGLVIVDINAAYATATLTNRADVVGRSLFEIFPDNPDEPLADGVSNLYSSLRIVGETGQAHAMAIQRYDIRNPDGVFVERHWQPINSPIHDTAGHLVYLLHHVEDVTAQVTART from the coding sequence ATGCAACGGTTCGTTTGTGAGCAGAATATCGTTCATTTCGAGCGGCTGCTCAACGAAACGGCCGACCCGACGGTGCAGAGCACCGTGCGCGCGTTGCTGGCGTCGGCCAAGCGCCAGTTGGCGCTGCTGAACTCGGCGGCATCAGGGGCCGATGCGACGCCGTTGGAACAGCGTCGGCGTCACCACGGAGACGCTGACACGATCCGGCGGCAATTCCAGCCCGAATTCGATACCTCACCGCATCCTTACATGCTGCTGGACCCCGGGCCGGGCCTTGTCATCGTCGACATCAACGCTGCCTACGCCACGGCCACGCTGACCAACCGGGCGGATGTCGTCGGCCGGTCACTGTTCGAGATATTTCCTGATAATCCCGACGAGCCGCTCGCCGATGGCGTCAGCAATCTCTACAGCAGCCTGAGGATCGTCGGGGAAACCGGGCAGGCGCATGCCATGGCGATCCAGCGCTACGACATCCGCAATCCCGACGGCGTCTTCGTCGAGCGCCATTGGCAGCCGATCAACTCGCCGATCCACGACACCGCGGGCCATCTGGTCTACCTGCTGCACCATGTCGAGGACGTCACGGCACAGGTCACGGCGCGGACGTAA
- a CDS encoding lactonase family protein, giving the protein MLRPARRIASQARRAAIATTLAFLALVSGVRAGMAETFAYVGNADSNDISVFKMDDRGEMTPVQTAAFKGVDKPGSSTPLAITPDHRVLIAGVRSQPYLAVSFAIDPRTGRLSPVGNGPLPDSMANIAIDRSGKFLFSASYGGNKVALNPLSADGVAGEPKQVIPTGLNAHAFLPSPDNRFAFATNLGSDQVLAFAFDATTGTLTPSDPPAHKVPEKSGPRHFVFHPNGKFVYLVHELNGDVAAFSYEARSGAWDEIQRTTALPEGFTGKEPDKKAWAADIHITPDGRFLYASERTTNTLTAYKVDAASGRLTTIGSVPTEKQPRGFQIDPTGRYLAAVGELSDSMTVYAIDPSSGALAKLKSYPTGKKPNWVEFLNLP; this is encoded by the coding sequence ATGTTGAGACCTGCCCGACGCATCGCATCCCAGGCGCGACGCGCTGCGATCGCCACCACCCTCGCCTTCCTCGCCCTCGTTTCTGGAGTCCGCGCCGGCATGGCCGAAACCTTCGCCTATGTCGGCAACGCCGACAGCAACGACATCAGCGTGTTCAAGATGGATGACCGCGGCGAGATGACCCCGGTGCAGACCGCCGCCTTCAAGGGCGTCGACAAGCCCGGCTCCTCGACGCCGCTCGCGATCACGCCCGACCACCGCGTGCTGATTGCCGGCGTCCGCTCGCAGCCCTACCTCGCGGTGAGCTTTGCGATCGATCCCCGGACGGGCCGGCTCAGTCCCGTCGGCAACGGACCGCTCCCCGACAGCATGGCGAACATCGCGATCGACCGCAGCGGAAAATTCCTGTTCAGCGCCTCCTATGGCGGCAACAAGGTCGCGCTGAATCCGCTTTCCGCCGACGGCGTCGCCGGCGAGCCGAAGCAAGTGATCCCGACCGGGCTGAACGCCCACGCCTTCCTGCCCTCACCGGACAACCGCTTCGCGTTCGCGACCAATCTCGGCTCCGACCAGGTGCTGGCCTTTGCCTTCGATGCGACGACCGGGACGCTGACGCCGAGCGATCCGCCGGCGCACAAGGTGCCGGAGAAATCCGGGCCGCGGCACTTCGTCTTCCACCCCAATGGCAAGTTCGTCTATCTCGTCCACGAGCTGAACGGCGACGTCGCCGCGTTCAGCTATGAAGCCAGGAGCGGCGCCTGGGACGAGATCCAGCGCACCACCGCATTGCCAGAAGGCTTCACCGGAAAAGAGCCTGATAAGAAGGCTTGGGCCGCCGACATCCACATCACTCCGGACGGTCGCTTCCTCTACGCCTCCGAGCGCACCACCAACACGCTCACCGCCTACAAGGTCGATGCGGCCAGCGGCAGGCTGACCACGATCGGCAGCGTGCCGACCGAGAAGCAGCCGCGCGGCTTCCAGATCGATCCGACGGGGCGCTATCTCGCCGCGGTCGGCGAGCTCTCCGACAGCATGACGGTCTATGCGATCGACCCGAGCAGCGGCGCGCTGGCCAAGCTGAAATCCTATCCCACCGGCAAGAAGCCGAACTGGGTGGAGTTTTTGAATCTGCCGTGA
- a CDS encoding DoxX family protein — MSALSSDRPAFSVAGWAKLAGNLSGWSAWPLRLVLGYGFIVHGWAKLSRGPESFATFLHAINVPFPLFFAWATTATELIGGLCVLSGAFVAAASVPLSVVLLTALFTVHLPYGFFSVKLAGISPDGVKFGPVGYEHILLYLAGLISLAISGAGPLSLDGWRTRRAGGDSKGDNHFGRKGQSRENSPR, encoded by the coding sequence ATGAGTGCATTGTCATCGGACCGTCCCGCCTTTTCCGTCGCGGGCTGGGCGAAACTGGCCGGCAATCTTTCCGGCTGGAGCGCATGGCCGCTTCGTCTCGTCTTGGGCTATGGCTTCATCGTCCATGGCTGGGCGAAGCTGAGCCGCGGCCCCGAGAGCTTCGCGACGTTTCTGCACGCTATCAACGTGCCCTTCCCGCTGTTCTTTGCCTGGGCTACCACGGCAACCGAGCTGATTGGTGGCCTTTGCGTTCTGTCCGGCGCGTTTGTCGCAGCGGCTAGCGTGCCGTTGTCGGTCGTGTTGCTGACCGCGCTCTTCACGGTCCATCTCCCTTACGGCTTTTTCTCCGTCAAGCTTGCGGGCATTTCTCCGGACGGAGTGAAGTTCGGCCCGGTCGGTTACGAGCACATCCTGCTCTATCTTGCCGGTCTGATCAGCCTTGCGATCAGTGGCGCAGGCCCATTGTCACTAGACGGATGGCGTACGCGACGTGCTGGCGGAGACAGCAAGGGGGACAACCATTTCGGACGCAAAGGACAATCTCGCGAGAATTCACCGAGATAA
- a CDS encoding NrsF family protein, translating to MKTDQLIKALAADNAPRRSFLRAFVYTTASAVAFDAIIFFAAIGPRPDIAVAAETWRFLFKFVVTLSLAVPATTLAYRLTAPAMWGLGRLGILVVPLFLLLAATAFELDLVPSSLWMVRLIGSNSVNCMTLIPLLALAPLTCFLVLLRDGAPRDSGLTGAVAGLAASAIAATFYALNCFDDSPLFVITWYPLAMSIVVAAGYLGGRCFLTW from the coding sequence ATGAAGACGGACCAACTCATCAAGGCATTGGCGGCGGATAACGCGCCGCGGCGCTCCTTCCTTCGCGCCTTCGTCTACACCACCGCCTCGGCCGTCGCTTTCGACGCCATAATCTTCTTTGCCGCGATCGGGCCCAGGCCGGACATTGCGGTCGCTGCCGAGACCTGGCGATTTCTGTTCAAATTCGTGGTTACGCTCTCGCTGGCGGTGCCGGCTACGACGCTGGCCTACCGGTTGACGGCGCCTGCAATGTGGGGGCTAGGCCGGCTCGGCATTCTCGTAGTGCCGCTGTTTCTGTTGCTTGCGGCGACAGCTTTCGAGCTCGATTTGGTGCCCAGCTCATTGTGGATGGTCCGCCTGATCGGTTCGAACTCGGTCAACTGCATGACGCTGATCCCGCTTTTGGCTCTGGCTCCGCTGACGTGCTTCCTCGTCTTGCTGCGGGACGGCGCCCCGCGCGATTCGGGATTGACCGGTGCAGTCGCCGGCCTCGCCGCGAGCGCAATCGCCGCAACGTTCTATGCGCTCAACTGCTTCGATGACAGTCCGCTGTTCGTGATCACCTGGTATCCGCTCGCGATGTCAATCGTCGTGGCGGCCGGCTATCTCGGTGGCCGCTGCTTTCTCACCTGGTGA
- a CDS encoding ATP-binding protein, which produces MMSLRMRLFLILVAATGVIWLFAIGWIYVGTKHEVEGVLDARLQEAARMVASLVPTKGVTTPETSRDALPGIPIYERQLSCQIWSLDGRLVARSRGAPRSRLSDTESGFSQREIDGESWRVFTVEDADKGIRVLVGDRLGIREHLVAGIIKGLLAPTLLIVPLLGFLIWSSLTSGLRPLRTLARELQIRDADDMSPVQADRAPAEILPMTAALNALFEKVESARRHEREITAFAAHELRTPLAGLQTQTQIAIGTSDQAVRERALRQILVAVDRTTRLVRQLLAMADLDACHNAPPDAAVNLGGAIEEIVDAVPGHDRVRVEIEPALRETTVTANAALLVLALRNLHENAVEHTSDSGLVRWCVDRNPDAIVIAVEDEGPGIPPDELKLVTRRFFRGRLKRPRGSGLGLSIVELALRANGARLDLFNRGDRSGLRAEIVWPLPSDKTPAQARRSGPVLRFATRTS; this is translated from the coding sequence ATGATGTCGCTGCGGATGAGGCTCTTCTTGATCCTGGTGGCGGCCACAGGCGTGATCTGGCTGTTCGCCATCGGCTGGATCTATGTCGGCACAAAGCACGAGGTTGAAGGTGTGCTCGACGCCCGGCTCCAGGAAGCTGCGCGCATGGTGGCTTCGCTCGTGCCCACCAAGGGCGTCACAACCCCTGAGACAAGCCGCGACGCACTTCCAGGAATTCCGATCTACGAGCGCCAGCTTTCCTGCCAGATATGGTCGCTCGACGGCCGCCTGGTCGCGCGGTCGCGCGGGGCGCCGCGCTCGAGACTCAGCGACACCGAAAGCGGCTTCTCCCAACGCGAAATCGACGGCGAGAGCTGGCGCGTCTTCACCGTCGAGGATGCCGACAAGGGCATCCGCGTGCTGGTCGGCGACCGCCTCGGCATTCGCGAGCATCTGGTCGCTGGCATCATCAAGGGGCTCCTCGCTCCGACGCTGCTGATCGTTCCGCTGCTCGGTTTCCTGATCTGGTCCAGCCTCACCAGCGGCTTGCGGCCGCTGCGCACGCTTGCGCGCGAACTTCAGATCCGCGACGCGGATGACATGAGCCCGGTGCAGGCGGACCGGGCCCCGGCCGAGATCCTGCCGATGACGGCCGCACTCAACGCGCTGTTCGAGAAAGTCGAGAGCGCGCGACGACATGAGCGCGAGATCACGGCGTTTGCGGCCCACGAGTTGCGCACGCCGCTGGCAGGCCTGCAGACCCAGACGCAAATCGCGATTGGCACGAGTGATCAGGCGGTGCGCGAGCGGGCGCTGCGACAGATCCTGGTTGCGGTCGACCGCACCACTCGCCTCGTTCGGCAATTGCTGGCGATGGCGGATCTCGACGCCTGCCACAATGCGCCACCAGACGCCGCCGTCAATCTCGGCGGCGCCATCGAGGAGATCGTCGACGCCGTCCCCGGCCATGATCGCGTCCGCGTGGAGATCGAACCAGCGTTGCGCGAGACGACAGTGACGGCGAATGCCGCGCTGCTTGTGCTCGCGTTACGCAATCTGCATGAGAACGCGGTAGAACACACCTCCGACTCCGGCCTCGTGCGTTGGTGCGTCGACAGGAACCCCGACGCCATCGTGATCGCCGTCGAGGACGAAGGCCCCGGCATCCCGCCGGACGAACTGAAACTCGTCACACGCCGCTTCTTCCGCGGCCGGCTCAAGCGCCCCAGGGGCAGTGGGCTGGGGCTGTCAATCGTCGAGCTCGCGCTGCGTGCAAACGGCGCAAGACTCGACCTCTTCAACCGCGGCGACCGAAGCGGACTGCGCGCCGAGATCGTCTGGCCGTTGCCTTCTGACAAGACGCCCGCTCAGGCTCGGCGATCAGGCCCGGTCCTTCGTTTTGCGACGAGGACATCGTGA
- a CDS encoding response regulator — protein sequence MRILVVEDDPVLSDGLRTGLGMFGATADVVASCADGRAALASSEFDALVLDLMLPDGAGLDLLADIRAAGDRTPVLLLTALDEIADRVKGLDAGADDYLGKPFDLDELGARLRAICRRQNGRASPLLSCNGIVLDPATMSAAVRGERVGLSRREFAVLQALMERPGVLRSKDALEASLYGWQEEIESNAVEVHIHKLRAKLGRQAIETVRGIGYRIRVSAS from the coding sequence ATGCGCATTCTCGTCGTCGAAGATGATCCCGTCCTGTCCGACGGTTTGCGGACCGGGCTCGGCATGTTCGGCGCTACGGCCGACGTGGTGGCGAGCTGCGCGGACGGACGTGCTGCGCTGGCAAGCAGCGAGTTCGATGCTCTCGTTCTCGACCTGATGCTCCCGGACGGGGCTGGGCTCGATCTGCTCGCCGACATACGGGCGGCCGGCGACCGCACGCCGGTGCTCCTGCTAACCGCACTCGACGAAATCGCCGATCGCGTCAAGGGCCTCGACGCGGGGGCGGACGACTATCTCGGCAAGCCGTTCGACCTGGATGAACTCGGCGCGCGGCTGCGCGCCATCTGTCGGCGTCAAAATGGGCGGGCGTCGCCGCTGTTGTCATGCAACGGCATCGTGCTTGATCCCGCCACCATGTCGGCGGCCGTACGTGGCGAGAGGGTCGGGCTGTCGCGGCGCGAATTCGCCGTGCTGCAAGCGCTGATGGAGCGGCCAGGCGTGCTGCGCTCCAAGGACGCGCTGGAGGCCAGCCTCTACGGTTGGCAAGAGGAGATCGAGAGCAATGCTGTCGAGGTCCACATCCACAAGCTGCGCGCCAAGCTCGGACGACAGGCGATCGAGACTGTGCGCGGCATCGGCTATCGCATCCGGGTGAGCGCATCATGA
- the dsbD gene encoding protein-disulfide reductase DsbD, with product MSYVRTILFVTFLLQAFGLGAAAAGPKPPDEAFRFDVTQGEEEGVELFWSIEPGYYLYRDRITASLGGKPLKIATTRGETKDDPTFGPTEVYHHEATALIDALPETGELRVTYQGCGENTICYPPITKVVDLATLIVRDADDREDGMRSLSSSAAEEPTPTVPGEEPPNGATTPDLGGSLVSTFFAFLGFGVLLAFTPCVLPMVPILSGMLTRSAEKLSPGRGFLLSAAYVLAMAGAYGVLGIFAAWFGGNLQAILQTPIAVGLMSLMFVMLALSMFGFYQLQVPHAWSARLTVGPDRAGSIGGAALLGFTSALIVGPCVTPPLAAALVYIAQSGNAMRGSAALFALGLGMGLPLLAFGTFGATALPKSGPWLVRIKQAFGIVFIGVAIWMMSRILALSSIAFAWGAFAVGIALWLGWPEAGQTRRHWRRVASVAAAGALAIYGGLLTIGGIAGWYAPLQPFAWAGVTLPIAAPGLESDSFQTVTNEHDLDTAIAAAGAEGRPVLIDFSAAWCTECRLMERAVFADEAVRQRLRALRLIRADMTRYDLASKKLMERFSVVGPPTLVFLNAMGREVDGTRTVGTTAVHDFLDKIAVAERG from the coding sequence ATGTCTTACGTGCGGACGATCTTGTTTGTTACCTTTCTGCTTCAGGCCTTTGGGCTCGGCGCGGCCGCGGCGGGCCCAAAACCGCCCGACGAGGCCTTCCGATTCGATGTCACACAAGGTGAAGAGGAAGGCGTCGAGCTCTTCTGGTCGATCGAACCGGGATACTATCTTTATCGCGACAGGATCACGGCAAGCCTCGGCGGCAAGCCGCTCAAGATCGCGACGACACGGGGCGAGACCAAGGACGATCCAACCTTCGGACCGACCGAGGTCTATCACCATGAGGCGACCGCCCTTATCGATGCGCTGCCCGAGACCGGCGAGCTTCGCGTCACCTATCAGGGCTGCGGCGAGAACACGATCTGCTATCCTCCGATCACCAAGGTTGTCGACCTAGCAACGTTGATCGTTCGCGATGCCGACGACAGAGAGGACGGGATGCGCTCGCTGTCCTCGTCGGCGGCCGAGGAGCCGACTCCGACGGTTCCGGGTGAAGAGCCGCCTAACGGTGCGACCACACCCGATCTAGGCGGCAGCCTCGTTTCGACCTTTTTTGCCTTTCTCGGTTTCGGAGTGCTGCTCGCCTTTACGCCGTGCGTTCTTCCCATGGTACCGATTCTGTCGGGGATGCTGACGCGCTCAGCGGAGAAGCTGTCGCCGGGGCGGGGCTTTCTGCTGTCCGCGGCCTATGTGCTCGCGATGGCGGGCGCCTATGGCGTGCTCGGTATTTTCGCCGCCTGGTTCGGGGGAAACCTTCAGGCGATCCTGCAGACTCCGATTGCCGTCGGCCTGATGAGCCTCATGTTCGTCATGTTGGCTCTCTCGATGTTCGGATTCTATCAACTGCAGGTGCCGCATGCGTGGAGCGCGCGGTTGACGGTCGGACCGGACCGCGCAGGATCGATCGGTGGGGCCGCGCTGCTCGGCTTCACCTCGGCTCTGATCGTCGGTCCCTGCGTGACGCCGCCGCTGGCCGCGGCACTGGTCTATATCGCGCAGAGCGGAAATGCGATGCGAGGCTCGGCGGCACTGTTCGCTCTCGGCCTCGGCATGGGTCTACCGTTGCTGGCGTTCGGAACGTTCGGGGCGACGGCTCTGCCGAAGTCCGGGCCTTGGCTGGTCCGTATCAAGCAGGCGTTCGGTATCGTCTTCATCGGCGTCGCCATCTGGATGATGTCACGGATCCTGGCGCTGTCCTCGATCGCGTTCGCGTGGGGCGCGTTTGCTGTCGGCATCGCCCTGTGGCTTGGCTGGCCGGAAGCCGGCCAGACACGGCGGCATTGGCGACGCGTGGCGTCCGTGGCGGCGGCCGGTGCGCTCGCGATCTATGGTGGGCTTTTGACCATTGGCGGCATTGCCGGCTGGTATGCCCCTCTGCAACCATTCGCTTGGGCGGGCGTGACCCTGCCGATCGCCGCGCCAGGGCTGGAATCCGACAGCTTTCAGACAGTAACCAATGAGCACGATCTCGACACGGCTATCGCGGCCGCCGGTGCGGAGGGCCGCCCAGTCCTGATCGACTTTTCGGCCGCGTGGTGCACCGAGTGCCGGTTGATGGAGCGTGCCGTCTTCGCGGATGAGGCCGTGCGCCAGCGGTTGAGGGCGCTGCGTCTGATCCGGGCCGACATGACCCGGTACGACCTTGCGAGCAAGAAACTCATGGAACGGTTCTCGGTCGTCGGACCTCCAACGCTGGTCTTTCTCAATGCCATGGGGCGGGAAGTCGACGGCACCAGAACTGTCGGTACAACCGCAGTGCACGATTTCCTGGACAAGATCGCCGTAGCCGAGCGCGGCTAA
- a CDS encoding DsbA family protein, with amino-acid sequence MNKAVSRSTFLRLAGAAALLLTKTLAHSAENEITSEMILADPEAPTAGNPEGDLTIVDFFDYNCPFCKDAAVHLERLVKADGRIRLVYKDWPVLAPSSIVGAKLALGARYQDKYLVAHHALMSVPGYGISQQQMIDAVRKSGVDMNRLDVDIKANDAKITGLLKRNLAIADAVGFQGTPGFLIGPYKVNQALTYEGFQHAVADARARQAGQKAG; translated from the coding sequence ATGAACAAAGCAGTCTCCCGCTCGACCTTCCTGCGCCTCGCCGGAGCCGCCGCGCTGCTGCTCACCAAGACCCTCGCGCACAGCGCCGAGAACGAAATCACAAGCGAGATGATCCTTGCCGATCCCGAGGCCCCGACAGCGGGCAACCCTGAAGGCGATCTCACGATCGTGGACTTCTTCGACTACAATTGCCCGTTCTGCAAGGATGCCGCCGTTCATCTCGAGCGCCTGGTGAAAGCCGACGGAAGGATAAGGCTCGTCTACAAGGATTGGCCGGTCTTGGCCCCGAGCTCGATCGTCGGGGCCAAGCTCGCGCTTGGGGCGAGATACCAGGACAAATATCTCGTCGCGCATCACGCCTTGATGAGCGTCCCCGGCTACGGGATCTCGCAGCAGCAGATGATCGACGCCGTGCGTAAGTCGGGCGTCGACATGAACCGCCTCGATGTCGATATCAAGGCAAATGACGCCAAGATCACCGGTCTGCTCAAGCGAAACCTGGCAATCGCCGATGCGGTCGGCTTCCAGGGAACGCCGGGCTTTCTCATCGGGCCCTACAAGGTCAACCAGGCGCTCACTTACGAAGGTTTCCAGCACGCCGTGGCCGACGCCCGCGCCAGGCAAGCCGGTCAGAAGGCCGGTTGA
- a CDS encoding L,D-transpeptidase has translation MFAHLQNAARTLFLAATLPLTVAGCVTTDAAGLDGRQLAGAAHYAAIASEKSRVDAIDVSVVDPRFLRQVVVYRTREPPGTIVVDPHNRLLYLVEEGGKAVRYGVGVGRAGLEFTGTANIQLKREWPHWTPTVAMIAREPKRYARWARGMEGGEGNPLGARALYLFKGGRDTRYRIHGTTEPQSIGKAVSSGCIRMMNQDIIDLYGRVPLHTKVVVL, from the coding sequence ATGTTCGCCCATCTTCAGAATGCAGCCAGGACGCTATTCCTGGCGGCCACACTTCCCCTGACCGTGGCAGGATGCGTCACGACCGATGCGGCTGGCCTTGACGGACGCCAGTTGGCCGGCGCGGCGCATTACGCGGCGATCGCGTCGGAGAAGTCCCGGGTCGATGCGATCGACGTGTCGGTGGTCGACCCGCGCTTTCTGCGCCAGGTCGTCGTTTACCGCACGAGGGAACCTCCTGGGACCATCGTAGTCGATCCGCATAATCGCTTACTCTATCTCGTCGAGGAAGGCGGCAAGGCCGTTCGCTACGGGGTCGGGGTCGGTCGCGCCGGCCTTGAATTCACGGGCACGGCGAACATCCAGCTCAAGCGGGAGTGGCCGCACTGGACGCCGACGGTGGCCATGATCGCACGCGAGCCGAAGCGCTACGCCAGATGGGCGCGCGGTATGGAGGGCGGAGAGGGAAACCCGCTCGGCGCGCGTGCGCTCTATTTGTTCAAGGGCGGACGAGATACCCGCTATCGCATCCATGGCACGACCGAGCCGCAGTCGATCGGCAAGGCGGTCTCGTCCGGATGCATCCGCATGATGAACCAGGATATCATCGATCTCTATGGGCGGGTGCCCCTGCACACGAAAGTCGTGGTGCTTTAG
- a CDS encoding bifunctional diguanylate cyclase/phosphodiesterase, giving the protein MGTSIRWTARMRALLRRWRGAPLTWLIVGGFVLMAATAIGTALTVDRFRQNAIESGRDSLESSVRLLARHFDREFEDFAVLQKSIIAELESRGIESADIFRSEMGTLAMHEVMRAKASGWSDVAGANLFDSSGMLINSSRRWPVADISVADRGYFNRLKNDPVVQEDVEVVPGRFGGGPAIVFARRVSGPHGEFLGLVSRAITPDQLESFFASTGLGEDSSIAMHHQNGQLLARVPRVDAMIGQNFRKGTPEQMAVFDRTFVTMQLASPMDGKDRIVASRMLTGEPLVVVATKSLDATLATWHTQTKFFVTIAVLSISLLVLTLFLVFRQVTHRLSLEKQRLDTAMNTMTQGLLMFDQDERLIVCNSRYIEMYGLSPEVVKPGADFRDVIRHRRDTGSFHGDVESYCDDILSNAGRTQSAIVETADGRLIEIKNQPGAAGGWLATHDDVTARIRADERIAHLAHYDALTDLPNRVLLRGHLERRVAELGQGKPFAILYIDVDEFKGVNDSLGHEVGDELLRQVANRLRACVSGNDLVARLGGDEFAIVKAETRDPAELSVLAENILKALRAPVDCRGQDIPTDASIGIAIAPDHGDNLDDLLKRADLAMYAAKSEGRRTYRIFTPEYDAKARLRRQLELDLRQALARGEFEVHYQPLVDLAANVVTGCEALLRWRHPERGMVSPAEFIPVAEDTGMIAEIGEWVLRQACLEAASWPGQIHVAVNVSPVQFRSRTLALKVAAALAESGLAPGRLELEITETVLIRDDEEALTILQQLRELGVRIALDDFGTGYSSLSYLHRFPFDKIKIDRSFISDIGEPEDSSPIVQAVVQMAAARHMATTAEGVETEAQREVLRKLGCSQMQGWLFSPAVPAAKLKQLLATQAAA; this is encoded by the coding sequence ATGGGCACATCGATCCGATGGACCGCGCGCATGCGCGCGTTGCTCCGTCGCTGGCGGGGAGCGCCACTGACATGGCTGATCGTCGGCGGCTTCGTGCTGATGGCCGCGACCGCCATCGGCACCGCGCTCACTGTCGACCGCTTCCGGCAGAACGCGATCGAGAGCGGCCGCGACAGCCTTGAAAGCTCCGTGCGCCTGCTGGCCCGGCATTTCGACCGCGAGTTCGAGGATTTCGCGGTGCTGCAGAAGAGCATCATCGCCGAGCTCGAGAGCCGCGGCATCGAATCCGCCGACATCTTCCGCAGCGAGATGGGCACGCTGGCGATGCACGAGGTCATGCGTGCAAAAGCAAGCGGCTGGTCCGACGTCGCCGGCGCCAATCTGTTCGATTCCAGCGGCATGCTGATCAACTCGTCGCGCCGCTGGCCGGTCGCCGATATCTCGGTCGCCGACCGCGGCTATTTCAATCGGCTCAAGAACGATCCGGTTGTGCAGGAGGACGTGGAGGTCGTGCCCGGGCGGTTCGGCGGCGGACCGGCGATCGTGTTCGCCCGGCGCGTGTCCGGCCCGCATGGCGAGTTCCTTGGACTGGTCTCCCGCGCGATCACGCCCGACCAACTCGAGTCCTTCTTTGCCTCGACCGGACTCGGCGAGGACTCCTCGATCGCGATGCACCACCAGAATGGCCAATTGCTGGCGCGCGTTCCGCGCGTCGATGCAATGATCGGCCAGAACTTCCGCAAGGGCACGCCGGAGCAGATGGCGGTGTTCGACCGCACCTTCGTCACGATGCAGCTTGCAAGTCCGATGGACGGCAAGGACCGCATCGTCGCCTCGCGCATGTTGACCGGCGAGCCGCTGGTCGTGGTCGCGACCAAATCGCTCGATGCGACGCTCGCCACATGGCATACGCAGACGAAATTCTTCGTCACCATCGCCGTGCTGTCGATCAGCCTGCTGGTGCTGACGCTGTTCCTGGTCTTCCGCCAGGTGACGCACCGGCTCTCGCTGGAGAAGCAGCGGCTCGACACCGCGATGAACACGATGACGCAAGGGCTGCTGATGTTCGACCAGGACGAGCGGCTGATCGTCTGCAACAGCCGCTACATCGAGATGTACGGCTTGTCCCCCGAAGTGGTGAAGCCCGGCGCCGATTTCCGCGACGTGATCCGGCATCGCCGCGACACCGGTTCGTTCCACGGCGACGTCGAGAGCTATTGCGACGACATCCTGAGCAACGCCGGCCGGACCCAGAGCGCGATCGTCGAAACGGCTGATGGCCGGCTGATCGAGATCAAGAACCAACCCGGCGCCGCCGGCGGCTGGCTCGCGACCCATGACGACGTCACCGCACGCATCCGCGCCGACGAGCGCATCGCCCATTTGGCGCATTACGACGCGCTGACCGACCTGCCCAACCGCGTGCTGCTGCGCGGCCATCTGGAGCGGCGCGTCGCCGAGCTCGGCCAGGGCAAGCCGTTCGCCATCCTCTATATCGACGTCGACGAGTTCAAGGGCGTCAACGACTCGCTCGGACACGAGGTTGGCGACGAGCTGCTCCGCCAGGTGGCGAACCGCCTCCGCGCCTGCGTTTCCGGCAACGACCTCGTCGCGCGGCTCGGCGGCGACGAGTTTGCGATCGTGAAGGCCGAGACCCGCGATCCCGCCGAGCTATCGGTGCTGGCGGAAAATATCCTCAAGGCGTTGCGTGCGCCGGTGGATTGCAGGGGCCAGGACATCCCGACCGATGCCAGCATCGGCATCGCGATCGCGCCCGATCACGGCGACAATCTCGACGATTTGCTCAAGCGCGCCGATCTCGCGATGTATGCGGCGAAGTCGGAGGGCCGTCGCACCTACCGCATCTTCACGCCCGAATACGACGCCAAAGCGAGGCTGCGCCGCCAGCTGGAGCTCGATCTGCGCCAGGCGCTGGCCCGCGGCGAGTTCGAGGTGCATTACCAGCCGCTGGTCGATCTCGCGGCCAATGTCGTGACCGGCTGCGAAGCGCTGCTGCGCTGGCGCCATCCCGAGCGCGGCATGGTCTCGCCGGCGGAGTTCATTCCGGTGGCGGAAGACACCGGAATGATCGCAGAGATCGGCGAATGGGTCTTGAGGCAGGCCTGCCTGGAGGCCGCCTCCTGGCCCGGCCAGATTCACGTCGCCGTCAACGTCTCACCGGTGCAGTTCCGCTCGCGGACGCTGGCGCTCAAGGTCGCCGCCGCGCTCGCAGAGTCGGGGCTTGCACCCGGGCGGCTCGAGCTCGAGATCACCGAGACCGTGCTGATCCGCGACGACGAGGAGGCGCTGACGATCCTGCAGCAATTGCGCGAGCTCGGCGTGCGCATCGCGCTCGACGATTTCGGCACCGGCTATTCCTCGCTGAGCTATCTGCACCGCTTCCCGTTCGACAAGATCAAGATCGACCGCAGCTTCATCAGCGACATCGGCGAGCCCGAGGATTCCTCCCCGATCGTGCAGGCCGTGGTGCAGATGGCCGCCGCGCGCCACATGGCGACGACCGCCGAAGGCGTCGAGACCGAGGCCCAGCGCGAGGTGCTGCGAAAGCTCGGCTGCAGCCAGATGCAAGGCTGGCTGTTCAGCCCGGCGGTGCCGGCGGCGAAGTTGAAGCAGCTCCTGGCGACGCAGGCGGCGGCCTGA